A portion of the Granulosicoccus antarcticus IMCC3135 genome contains these proteins:
- a CDS encoding SIR2 family protein: MPTDLNEVARRINPEETILFLGAGASVPSGAPKAQELSQAIAAQFSFELSDYSLSEVASIAEEKVGRRSLVEFVNSKIGKLRPTRGLRNIPLFDWRRIYTTNYDDLIESAYRDSDTVLQVVSSNYEITNASRESATTLYKIHGTVGSDTSTGQTSKLILTEQDYDDTQTYREALYSQLERDLVQGSCVIIGYSLSDAYMKEQINFALKVRSKSDIPGQIYLITYASDAGRAMLYEKRGFVVANGSIDDFIAAMANETDMRSIVYSAGGDPLNRAPRLRVSTVVVEHELAQNKQSLPSMFAGWPANYSDIEAGHTFERDAISELANELIEKKCAVIVGASGTGKTTAARQVLYKLEKESFVCWEHFSSHQLPVDDWIEVSQALVSEDRRGVLFVDDAHEHLRELNRLADRLSTNETSGLMLVVAAPANLWNPRVKSTWLTRNAARKTFSRLTSNEIDKLISLAENLPDLRPLLESSFAGFSREDRKRRLQHKCESETFVCLRNIFSSDSFDNIVLREYASLPEDLQELYKTLSALQASGVSVHRQLLIRMLGIDSSSILAILARLDGIVEEYTVSAKDGTYGWRGRHDEITRIIYQYKFQSPVEREELVEKVVDNLVATDAFERKTVSRLCSFEAGIQQISSKSKRDRLLRKLISKVPSERLPRHRLIRSLMDQGKFDETEAEIRVYKSELHRDTTIQRYEIMLGIRRAMNSTGIMQEDRRAIALTAYEASVRLSEAQPLNKNVLKTRYDAASALVEFGGSTDVLHDAMVALRKAERETGDPDVINLIFRLEKEVLAISENDVEVSEVMPESEAMSQEIVSN; encoded by the coding sequence ATGCCGACCGATCTGAATGAAGTAGCGAGACGGATAAACCCAGAGGAGACCATTTTGTTTCTCGGTGCTGGAGCGTCAGTACCATCAGGTGCACCGAAAGCCCAAGAACTGTCTCAAGCAATTGCTGCCCAGTTCAGTTTTGAATTATCTGACTATTCTCTCTCCGAAGTAGCAAGTATTGCCGAAGAAAAGGTTGGAAGAAGAAGCTTAGTTGAATTTGTCAACTCTAAAATTGGCAAGCTACGCCCAACCCGAGGTCTTCGTAACATTCCACTTTTCGACTGGCGACGAATCTATACCACTAACTACGATGATCTCATTGAGAGTGCATATCGAGATTCGGATACTGTACTGCAGGTAGTCAGCTCTAACTATGAGATCACGAATGCCTCACGGGAAAGTGCCACTACGCTTTACAAAATTCATGGAACCGTAGGGAGTGACACTTCGACTGGACAAACCTCGAAGCTCATACTTACTGAGCAAGACTATGACGACACACAAACTTACAGAGAAGCTCTCTATTCGCAACTCGAGAGAGATCTCGTACAAGGTAGCTGTGTAATTATTGGGTATTCGTTATCCGATGCGTACATGAAAGAACAGATCAATTTTGCGTTGAAGGTGCGAAGCAAGAGTGACATTCCGGGACAAATATACCTAATCACATATGCGAGTGACGCCGGGCGGGCGATGTTGTATGAAAAGCGTGGTTTCGTTGTCGCCAATGGATCTATCGATGATTTCATTGCTGCTATGGCAAATGAAACAGATATGCGATCTATAGTTTACTCAGCGGGAGGAGATCCTCTTAATCGAGCGCCACGACTTAGGGTATCGACTGTAGTAGTGGAGCACGAGTTAGCGCAGAACAAGCAATCGTTACCTTCGATGTTTGCTGGTTGGCCCGCAAATTATTCAGACATTGAGGCTGGGCACACGTTTGAACGGGACGCAATTTCGGAACTTGCTAACGAGCTAATCGAAAAAAAGTGTGCTGTGATTGTAGGTGCAAGTGGTACAGGAAAAACTACCGCTGCCAGACAAGTTTTGTACAAATTGGAGAAAGAATCATTTGTTTGTTGGGAGCACTTCAGTTCGCATCAGTTGCCTGTAGATGATTGGATTGAAGTCTCGCAAGCTCTCGTTTCAGAAGATCGTAGAGGCGTACTTTTTGTAGATGATGCACATGAACATCTACGTGAGCTGAATAGGCTGGCGGATCGCCTGTCTACCAATGAAACATCTGGCCTTATGCTGGTGGTTGCCGCTCCGGCAAATCTATGGAATCCAAGAGTCAAATCCACTTGGCTAACACGGAATGCTGCCAGAAAAACTTTTTCAAGGTTGACTTCGAATGAAATTGACAAGCTCATATCTCTTGCGGAAAATCTACCCGATTTGAGGCCACTTCTTGAAAGTTCTTTTGCTGGTTTTTCCAGAGAAGACAGAAAGCGTCGGTTGCAACACAAGTGCGAGTCCGAAACGTTCGTGTGTCTGCGTAATATTTTCAGTAGCGATAGCTTTGACAATATAGTACTCAGGGAGTACGCGTCACTGCCAGAAGATTTGCAAGAATTGTATAAAACATTGAGTGCGTTGCAAGCTTCGGGTGTTAGTGTACATAGGCAATTGCTTATTCGTATGTTGGGCATAGACTCATCGTCTATTTTGGCCATTCTGGCCCGTCTTGATGGAATCGTCGAGGAGTACACTGTGTCCGCAAAAGACGGGACATATGGCTGGCGGGGAAGGCACGATGAAATCACTCGCATAATTTACCAATACAAGTTTCAGTCACCTGTAGAACGAGAGGAGCTTGTTGAGAAGGTCGTAGATAACTTGGTGGCTACAGACGCGTTTGAGCGAAAGACTGTGAGTCGGCTCTGTTCATTCGAAGCGGGGATACAGCAAATTTCGTCCAAAAGTAAACGAGACCGGTTACTTCGCAAGCTTATTTCGAAAGTGCCCAGCGAAAGACTGCCGAGACATCGATTGATACGCAGTTTGATGGATCAAGGTAAATTCGATGAAACGGAAGCCGAGATACGCGTGTACAAGTCGGAACTGCATCGAGATACTACGATACAGAGGTACGAAATTATGTTAGGCATAAGACGCGCAATGAACTCTACTGGCATTATGCAAGAAGATAGGCGCGCAATCGCACTGACCGCTTATGAAGCTTCAGTGAGACTCTCCGAAGCGCAACCGCTGAACAAGAATGTCTTAAAAACTCGCTACGATGCTGCTTCCGCTTTAGTAGAATTCGGCGGTTCCACTGACGTACTACATGACGCGATGGTGGCTTTAAGGAAAGCGGAAAGAGAGACTGGAGATCCTGATGTCATCAACTTAATTTTCAGGCTTGAAAAGGAAGTGCTGGCGATATCTGAAAACGATGTCGAAGTATCAGAAGTAATGCCTGAATCGGAAGCCATGTCTCAGGAAATCGTGAGTAATTGA
- the tnpA gene encoding IS66 family insertion sequence element accessory protein TnpA, whose amino-acid sequence MSNTVSREPRRDRQFWLDHVQRWKYSGLSKAAYCEKHKLKAGSFYNWSRKNSASKIPILSNDQDPNAGKRQSYRAPHVSTCPYFMFHGMSASIASSVSAVAIRSMTYYR is encoded by the coding sequence ATGTCCAATACCGTATCACGAGAACCACGCCGCGACCGCCAGTTCTGGCTCGATCATGTTCAACGCTGGAAGTACAGCGGGTTGAGCAAGGCGGCCTATTGTGAGAAGCACAAACTCAAAGCCGGTAGCTTTTATAACTGGTCACGAAAAAATTCTGCGTCCAAAATCCCGATCCTCAGCAATGATCAGGACCCGAATGCTGGTAAGCGCCAAAGTTACCGGGCACCCCACGTTTCAACCTGCCCCTATTTCATGTTCCACGGCATGAGCGCATCTATTGCCTCATCCGTGTCAGCAGTCGCAATTCGTTCGATGACGTATTACAGGTAG
- a CDS encoding HNH endonuclease: protein MTIPAADVKQLWGRAASTCSMCRHKLEGVSLEGKAVVVGEAAHIVAGNKKGPRGCSILVDAERNSYFNLILLCPTCHTTIDKDPIGYPIERLYILKSQHEMRVRGEMDWALVSVIDSNEENVDVAAIVAFVSGWKEFTNFYLEFYIRVQSELKDDSIFLHENDVFMGHVRKWHVLRDELKELLFNAVEKNLIVRAIPDWNRLKLEFKYIQEGGYDTPFSYMLDFVNPMAMVNLHGDPLWSAMHISFEYCDFLSYKHPDVKSVWKRT, encoded by the coding sequence ATGACAATCCCAGCTGCAGATGTGAAACAATTGTGGGGACGGGCTGCATCGACATGTAGCATGTGTCGACATAAGCTAGAAGGTGTGTCCTTGGAAGGTAAGGCAGTAGTTGTTGGTGAAGCCGCACATATTGTAGCTGGGAATAAAAAAGGCCCTAGAGGCTGCAGCATTCTTGTTGATGCAGAAAGAAATTCGTATTTCAACTTGATTTTATTGTGCCCAACATGCCATACAACTATTGATAAAGATCCTATCGGCTATCCTATTGAAAGGCTCTACATTCTAAAGTCGCAACACGAGATGCGTGTTCGTGGCGAGATGGATTGGGCATTGGTTTCTGTGATTGATTCCAATGAAGAAAACGTAGATGTTGCAGCAATAGTTGCCTTTGTCAGCGGTTGGAAAGAATTTACAAATTTCTACTTGGAATTCTATATCAGGGTGCAGTCGGAGCTTAAGGATGACTCCATATTTCTCCACGAGAACGATGTGTTCATGGGACATGTTAGGAAATGGCACGTACTTAGAGATGAATTAAAGGAACTATTGTTCAATGCTGTCGAAAAAAATCTGATTGTCAGGGCTATTCCAGATTGGAATCGTTTAAAACTTGAGTTTAAGTATATTCAAGAAGGCGGATACGATACCCCTTTTTCATACATGTTAGATTTTGTAAATCCAATGGCGATGGTGAACTTACACGGTGATCCGCTTTGGAGTGCGATGCATATTTCGTTTGAGTATTGTGACTTCCTTTCTTATAAGCATCCAGATGTAAAGAGTGTATGGAAGCGAACCTGA
- the tnpA gene encoding IS66 family insertion sequence element accessory protein TnpA: protein MSSIKSSVSRRAIWESHVLTWQGSGLSKAKYCRENKLRYHQFIYWISKGEQRVQPKTVTAQTPKLLPVVIKQSAVSPELQIKLPNGIIISGITVDSVEVLGALMDQL, encoded by the coding sequence ATGTCATCGATCAAGTCATCAGTCAGTCGCCGAGCGATCTGGGAAAGCCACGTCCTTACTTGGCAAGGCAGCGGATTGAGCAAAGCGAAGTATTGCCGGGAGAACAAGCTGAGATACCACCAATTCATTTATTGGATTTCCAAGGGTGAACAGAGAGTTCAGCCGAAGACCGTCACAGCGCAGACACCCAAGCTATTGCCGGTGGTGATCAAACAATCAGCTGTCTCACCAGAACTGCAGATCAAGCTTCCCAACGGCATCATCATCAGCGGCATCACAGTGGATTCAGTGGAGGTGCTTGGTGCTTTGATGGATCAGCTATGA
- the tnpB gene encoding IS66 family insertion sequence element accessory protein TnpB (TnpB, as the term is used for proteins encoded by IS66 family insertion elements, is considered an accessory protein, since TnpC, encoded by a neighboring gene, is a DDE family transposase.), protein MKSYTLRPGTHLTQIYVYRDPVDFRKGHRGLSTLIEHELGHNPFSGTLYVFGNRQRSRIKCLFWEDNGFVLYYKALAEEKFHWPHADDELITLTGEQLNWLLDGYNVGLMTPHRPLQYESVG, encoded by the coding sequence ATGAAGAGCTACACGTTGCGTCCGGGTACCCATCTCACACAGATCTATGTCTACCGTGACCCAGTTGATTTCAGGAAGGGACATAGGGGGCTATCAACGTTGATCGAACATGAATTAGGACATAATCCATTCAGTGGCACACTTTACGTGTTCGGCAATCGCCAGCGTTCCAGAATAAAATGCCTGTTCTGGGAGGACAATGGATTTGTGCTGTATTACAAGGCGCTGGCAGAGGAGAAGTTCCATTGGCCACATGCCGATGATGAACTGATTACACTCACAGGTGAGCAATTGAACTGGCTGTTGGATGGTTATAACGTGGGACTGATGACACCGCATCGTCCGCTTCAGTATGAGTCTGTCGGGTAG
- the tnpC gene encoding IS66 family transposase has protein sequence MQATNKSVDDVSVTQADMPSGDALPAAFLELKKQLDEQFDLVSKKSDVISQQKARIAVLEELLRSNRAERFGASSESDPLQTNFFNEAELLGDDADSNEDEQPSHDDANGDQSKPAKKRGQRKALNPDIPRVQERLLLSDEQRENAIDTFFVTVKEELDITPAQVQVIEYLQEKAVYLDDNGQRKIVTAERPVHPLGKSIASYSLLAYIIIAKYCDGLPLYRLEGILKRYGGSINRSTMANWLIRLSLQFQPVVNLMREVQLTADYLQGDETRLQVLKEPGMDPTGHKWIWVLRGGPPDKPVVLFHYDKSRAGSVAGELLDGFEGRYYQCDGYSGQIAAVDGKKVTVIGCMDHARRKFVKAEKALTKKAKSGAPAKCTVGRAKLDALYRLEREMNKLDLTDDQRKAYRQEHAKPKLDELHQWLTRNSTKVAKDTLTYKAIKYTLNQWERLIAYCDHGQLHISNVLAENAIRPFVIGRKAWMFSDTPKGATASAMYYTLIESAKANGIDPFKYMLHLCKHIAKAETLEDIEALLPWNVKDQLAR, from the coding sequence ATGCAGGCGACCAACAAAAGCGTTGATGATGTGTCAGTCACCCAGGCTGATATGCCAAGTGGTGATGCACTGCCTGCCGCTTTTCTTGAGCTGAAGAAACAACTCGACGAACAGTTCGATCTGGTCAGCAAGAAGAGCGATGTAATAAGCCAGCAGAAGGCACGCATCGCTGTCCTTGAAGAGCTACTGCGATCAAACAGAGCCGAGCGCTTTGGCGCCAGTAGCGAGTCGGATCCCCTGCAGACCAACTTCTTCAATGAAGCTGAGCTTTTGGGCGATGATGCCGACAGCAATGAGGACGAACAGCCAAGCCACGATGATGCCAACGGTGATCAAAGCAAGCCTGCGAAGAAACGGGGTCAGCGCAAGGCGCTGAACCCGGACATCCCTCGCGTGCAAGAACGCTTGCTATTGAGCGATGAACAGCGTGAAAACGCTATTGATACATTTTTCGTCACGGTCAAGGAAGAACTCGACATCACACCGGCACAGGTACAAGTGATCGAGTACTTGCAAGAAAAGGCGGTTTATCTGGACGATAACGGTCAGCGCAAGATAGTGACCGCTGAACGTCCTGTACACCCGCTAGGCAAGAGCATTGCCAGTTATTCGCTTCTGGCCTACATCATCATTGCTAAATATTGCGACGGTCTTCCACTGTATCGTCTGGAAGGCATTTTGAAGCGCTACGGCGGTTCAATCAACCGCTCGACAATGGCCAACTGGCTGATCAGATTGTCATTGCAGTTCCAACCTGTCGTGAACCTGATGCGTGAGGTTCAGCTCACCGCTGATTATCTACAAGGTGATGAAACGCGACTGCAGGTACTCAAGGAGCCTGGCATGGATCCGACGGGTCATAAGTGGATATGGGTGCTTCGAGGTGGCCCACCGGACAAGCCGGTGGTGTTGTTCCACTATGACAAGTCACGCGCAGGTTCAGTTGCGGGTGAGCTACTCGATGGCTTTGAGGGGCGCTATTACCAATGCGATGGCTACTCGGGTCAGATTGCTGCTGTGGATGGCAAAAAGGTCACCGTCATTGGCTGTATGGATCATGCGCGACGCAAGTTCGTGAAAGCCGAAAAAGCGCTGACCAAGAAGGCCAAAAGTGGGGCACCTGCCAAATGCACAGTCGGCCGAGCCAAGCTGGATGCGCTGTACCGCCTCGAGCGTGAAATGAACAAGCTTGATCTGACGGACGATCAGCGCAAAGCCTACCGCCAAGAGCATGCCAAGCCCAAGCTGGACGAACTGCACCAATGGCTCACCAGGAACTCTACAAAAGTTGCCAAAGACACGTTGACCTACAAGGCCATTAAATACACATTGAATCAGTGGGAAAGACTCATTGCTTATTGTGATCACGGTCAACTACACATCAGCAACGTGCTGGCCGAAAATGCAATCAGACCCTTTGTAATCGGCCGCAAGGCTTGGATGTTTTCAGATACTCCGAAAGGCGCTACGGCCAGCGCGATGTACTACACCCTCATTGAATCGGCCAAGGCAAACGGGATCGATCCGTTCAAATACATGCTGCACTTGTGCAAACATATCGCCAAGGCGGAAACGCTTGAAGATATCGAAGCACTGCTGCCCTGGAACGTGAAAGATCAGCTGGCACGATAG
- the istB gene encoding IS21-like element helper ATPase IstB, producing MTTPLNSELQQRALALKLHGLLAHWDELSKDQIAWIPSLLQWEEVERTQRGLERRLSSAHIGRFKPLADFDWQWPEQCDKGAISELMNLEFIHETSNIILIGSNGLGKSTVAQNITHEAVMQGHTALYVNAAEMLGDLASQDGDNALRRRLRYYAHPSLLVIDELGYLSYGDRHADLLFEIVNRRYEKKPIIVTTNKPFSEWASMFPNNGSVVSIVDRLVHHSEILVIKGESYRVHEAKKRAASKKGTRAKVTRTPKPKGKDS from the coding sequence ATGACGACTCCATTAAATAGTGAATTACAACAACGCGCCCTGGCCTTGAAACTTCATGGCCTTCTAGCACATTGGGATGAACTCTCAAAGGATCAGATTGCCTGGATCCCCTCTTTGCTGCAGTGGGAAGAGGTAGAACGAACACAGCGCGGCCTTGAACGACGTCTAAGCAGCGCTCACATTGGGCGCTTCAAGCCACTGGCAGACTTCGACTGGCAATGGCCTGAACAATGCGACAAAGGCGCCATCTCGGAGCTGATGAATCTGGAGTTTATTCACGAGACAAGCAATATCATACTGATCGGTTCAAATGGCTTGGGCAAATCCACTGTGGCTCAAAACATCACGCATGAAGCGGTGATGCAAGGTCATACCGCGTTGTATGTCAATGCTGCCGAAATGCTTGGAGATCTGGCATCACAGGATGGTGATAACGCGTTGCGACGCCGGCTCAGATATTACGCTCACCCCTCATTGCTGGTCATTGATGAGTTGGGCTATCTGTCCTATGGCGATCGACATGCGGATCTTCTATTTGAGATCGTCAACCGTCGCTACGAGAAGAAGCCGATCATTGTTACTACCAACAAACCGTTTAGCGAATGGGCATCCATGTTCCCCAACAACGGCAGTGTGGTCTCCATTGTTGATCGACTGGTGCATCATTCAGAAATACTGGTGATCAAGGGTGAATCGTATCGAGTCCATGAGGCCAAAAAAAGAGCAGCTTCAAAGAAAGGGACCCGAGCCAAAGTGACAAGAACGCCCAAACCAAAAGGCAAAGACTCATGA
- the istA gene encoding IS21 family transposase, translated as MTIHAELHSQILRLHFVEHWGVNTIARQLHIHHSVVERVLSQVGVPQSERTESRSIRDPYNDFIVATLDKFPDLTATRLYVMACNRGYNGCSSHFRARVAELRPRKNPEAFQRLKTFPGEQMQCDWGSFGHLQIGRAKRPLMAFVMVLSWSRMIFVRFYLNARMESFLRGHVAAFEHLGVARVVLYDNLKSAVIQRHGDAITFNPELLKLSAHYRFEPRPCAPYRGNEKGRVERGVRFIRENFFAARDFRDLDDLNRQADQWCTEHSTQRPCQADTSITVGEAFEKEKEHLIALPDNPYPADDRVSVSIGKTPYARYDLNDYSLPHTHVRRVLTVLASMGTVRITDGAKVIASHVRSYGKGEQIEDPAHLQALVNYKRRGRAHRGQDRLSQSAPSSTALLTQGAKRGYRPSQVVAQLLNLLDSYGAQELEHAIAEALRQQVPHPNAVRIVLERRRDEHNRPPPLIVPLPANARANHIVVRPGSLDCYDQLSDNDNDNDNDNSVPGETDDDSIK; from the coding sequence ATGACGATTCATGCTGAGTTGCATAGCCAGATTCTACGGCTTCACTTTGTCGAGCACTGGGGTGTCAATACCATCGCCCGCCAGCTGCATATTCATCACAGCGTGGTTGAACGTGTACTGAGCCAGGTTGGTGTGCCACAATCTGAGCGAACCGAGTCACGATCGATACGCGATCCCTACAACGACTTCATCGTAGCCACGCTGGACAAGTTCCCCGATCTGACCGCTACTCGCCTATATGTGATGGCATGTAATCGCGGGTATAACGGGTGTTCCAGTCACTTTCGTGCTCGCGTGGCGGAGCTGCGTCCCCGGAAAAATCCGGAGGCCTTCCAGCGTCTCAAGACTTTTCCAGGAGAACAAATGCAATGTGACTGGGGCTCATTCGGTCATCTGCAAATCGGCCGGGCCAAGCGTCCGTTGATGGCCTTTGTGATGGTGCTTTCCTGGAGCCGCATGATCTTCGTACGCTTCTATCTTAACGCACGCATGGAGAGTTTTCTGCGGGGACATGTTGCTGCCTTCGAGCATCTCGGCGTTGCTCGAGTTGTATTGTACGACAACCTGAAATCGGCTGTCATTCAACGCCACGGTGATGCGATCACATTCAATCCCGAACTGCTAAAACTCTCGGCACACTATCGTTTCGAACCGCGCCCCTGCGCACCGTACAGGGGGAATGAGAAGGGCCGAGTTGAAAGAGGAGTTCGTTTTATACGCGAGAATTTCTTTGCGGCCCGTGACTTCCGTGATCTGGATGATCTGAATAGACAGGCCGACCAATGGTGCACTGAGCACAGTACCCAACGCCCTTGCCAGGCGGATACATCAATCACGGTCGGTGAAGCGTTTGAAAAGGAGAAGGAGCACCTGATTGCATTACCGGACAATCCGTATCCAGCCGATGATCGGGTCAGTGTGTCCATCGGAAAAACACCGTACGCACGCTACGATCTCAACGATTATAGCTTGCCACACACTCATGTGCGTCGCGTGCTGACAGTACTTGCCTCGATGGGCACGGTGCGAATCACTGATGGTGCCAAGGTGATTGCCAGCCATGTTCGCAGTTATGGTAAAGGCGAACAGATTGAAGATCCTGCGCATCTGCAGGCACTCGTTAACTACAAGCGTCGGGGGCGTGCACACCGCGGCCAGGATCGGCTTTCGCAGTCTGCACCGAGCAGTACTGCACTACTGACACAAGGCGCCAAGCGTGGCTACCGGCCTAGCCAGGTGGTTGCCCAGCTACTGAACCTGCTGGACAGCTACGGGGCACAGGAGCTTGAACACGCCATTGCAGAGGCATTGAGACAACAGGTTCCACATCCCAATGCTGTGCGCATTGTGCTTGAACGACGGCGTGATGAGCACAACCGTCCACCACCACTGATCGTACCCTTGCCAGCTAACGCACGCGCTAATCACATTGTCGTGCGCCCGGGCTCATTGGATTGCTATGACCAGTTGAGCGACAACGACAACGACAACGACAACGACAATAGCGTGCCGGGAGAGACAGATGACGACTCCATTAAATAG
- a CDS encoding helix-turn-helix domain-containing protein, with product MSHIANPMSMDSRLATEFGMALKAQRKAVGLSQDALAFSSGLDRTYISLLERGKRQPSLSTLYSVSNALGIKPWKLIMDMSSAK from the coding sequence ATGTCTCATATCGCCAATCCTATGTCAATGGATTCAAGGTTGGCAACAGAATTTGGGATGGCCCTTAAGGCTCAGAGGAAGGCAGTAGGCTTGTCTCAGGATGCATTGGCGTTTTCTAGCGGCCTAGATCGGACCTATATCTCGCTACTGGAGCGTGGAAAGAGGCAACCATCGCTTAGCACTCTTTATTCAGTGTCTAACGCCTTAGGCATAAAGCCATGGAAGCTAATAATGGATATGTCGTCTGCAAAGTGA
- a CDS encoding tyrosine-type recombinase/integrase: MSYADFHQLTVFSRFGLAVLEHLISMAEIRYTKNARINNLLVERFPLILTSTKSVHWMSLEHFFDLRREGAAFSSIGTYGSHLVDFISQMEVDGIEISEIDDPWLEAYRNEILARGVGKRKQNTNNYASQVLRTVIVFLYWLESNGYIKGVVGDNKKYPVRISVRTRGIKHWLIKNRASGEKVVATPRADWIRAIKPYGPKRSDLSERFELMIDWGASLGLRAMEICSLTIQQLPDEESAERALLLEENLYINIIVSKGGKHWRVPLSPLLVKKTWQYINGVRKIVVKRHLLRAQKNNRNYVDPSYIFISDGLGGGVNPRSLSNSVRGAFRAAVEAKELTEEQRVWLHGLRHNFVTTILRKLDEEGIPRAEAIARQVTRHSSEDAMGPYLQDRYNKKFDGNE; encoded by the coding sequence TTGAGTTATGCAGATTTCCATCAATTGACCGTTTTCAGCCGTTTTGGCTTGGCAGTATTAGAGCACTTGATAAGTATGGCGGAAATTAGATATACAAAAAATGCAAGGATCAACAATCTATTGGTAGAGCGATTCCCACTGATTCTTACGTCTACGAAAAGTGTGCACTGGATGTCTTTGGAGCACTTCTTTGATCTACGTCGCGAAGGTGCTGCGTTCAGTTCGATAGGCACATATGGGTCACACTTGGTGGATTTCATTTCTCAGATGGAAGTGGACGGCATAGAGATTAGTGAAATTGATGACCCTTGGCTCGAGGCCTATCGAAATGAAATATTAGCTAGAGGTGTCGGAAAACGCAAACAAAACACGAACAACTACGCATCACAAGTGCTGCGTACAGTAATAGTTTTCCTCTACTGGTTGGAGTCGAACGGTTACATCAAGGGCGTAGTCGGTGATAATAAAAAATATCCAGTTCGGATATCGGTGAGAACGCGCGGCATCAAACACTGGTTGATTAAGAACAGAGCCTCAGGTGAAAAGGTTGTCGCAACTCCGCGAGCTGATTGGATAAGAGCTATCAAGCCCTACGGGCCTAAAAGAAGCGATCTTTCCGAAAGGTTCGAGTTGATGATCGATTGGGGAGCCTCATTAGGGCTGAGGGCAATGGAAATTTGTAGCCTAACTATCCAGCAGTTGCCGGACGAGGAGTCCGCAGAGAGAGCGCTGTTGTTGGAGGAAAACCTGTACATAAATATTATTGTGAGTAAAGGAGGTAAACACTGGCGAGTTCCCCTGAGCCCCTTGCTCGTAAAAAAAACGTGGCAGTACATAAATGGCGTTCGAAAAATTGTAGTGAAACGACACTTACTGCGAGCTCAGAAAAATAATAGAAACTACGTAGATCCAAGTTACATATTTATATCTGATGGACTGGGGGGGGGGGTGAATCCGCGATCACTTTCGAACAGCGTGAGAGGAGCATTTCGAGCAGCAGTAGAAGCCAAGGAGCTTACGGAAGAGCAAAGGGTATGGCTCCATGGATTGAGGCACAATTTCGTGACTACGATATTGCGGAAACTTGATGAAGAGGGCATCCCTAGGGCGGAAGCTATAGCCAGACAAGTTACCAGACACAGTTCGGAGGATGCGATGGGGCCTTATCTGCAAGATCGTTACAATAAAAAGTTTGATGGCAATGAATAA